One segment of Tenrec ecaudatus isolate mTenEca1 chromosome 1, mTenEca1.hap1, whole genome shotgun sequence DNA contains the following:
- the HLX gene encoding H2.0-like homeobox protein, translating into MFAAGLAPFYASNFSVWSAAYCSSAGAGGCAFPLDPAAVKKPSFCIADILHAGVGEPGAAPEGLAGASAAALTAHLALVHPHTSFQSATRSPLRPTPVVAPSEVPAGFPQRLSPLAAAYHHHHPAQPQQQQAQPPQPTPPPRAGALQPQATAARGVPNPHPSSGSAQAPSSKDLKFGIDRILSAEFDPKVKEGNTLRDLTSLLTSGRPTGMHLAGLQPSAGQFFASLDPINEASAILSPLSSNTRNSVQHQFQDTFPGPYAVLTKDTMPQTYKRKRSWSRAVFSNLQRKGLEKRFEIQKYVTKPDRKQLAAMLGLTDAQVKVWFQNRRMKWRHSKEAQAQKDKDKETAEKPSDEGTPAFDGEQDERSRSEGEAESESSDSESLDMAPSDSERTEGAELSLHQTTVIKTSAAGNLLTPTTSAGSCGGSSFSFSSSSSLGGGGGGGSSGNSSAGSLSSLSSGSSAELPSVPQSTLNKTAPSPEAAPVPSSGL; encoded by the exons ATGTTCGCTGCCGGGCTGGCCCCCTTCTACGCCTCCAACTTCAGCGTCTGGTCGGCCGCTTACTGTTCGTCGGCCGGCGCGGGAGGCTGCGCCTTCCCCCTGGACCCCGCCGCGGTCAAGAAGCCCTCCTTCTGCATCGCAGACATCCTGCACGCCGGCGTGGGGGAGCCGGGGGCCGCCCCGGAGGGCCTGGCGGGGGCCTCGGCCGCCGCGCTCACCGCGCACTTGGCCTTAGTTCACCCGCACACCTCTTTCCAGTCGGCCACCAGGTCCCCTCTGCGACCCACCCCAGTAGTGGCACCCTCCGAAGTCCCTGCGGGCTTCCCGCAGCGGCTGTCTCCGCTCGCCGCcgcctaccaccaccatcacccagcccagccccagcagCAGCAGGCGCAGCCGCCGCAGCCGACGCCTCCGCCCCGGGCCGGCGCCCTACAGCCCCAAGCCACCGCGGCGCGCGGGGTCCCGAACCCACACCCGAGCAGCGGCTCGGCCCAGGCCCCCTCTAGCAAGGACCTCAAATTTGGAATTGACCGGATTTTGTCTGCCGAATTCGACCCCAAAGTCAAGGAAGGCAACACGCTAAGAG ATCTCACATCCCTGCTAACCAGCGGGCGGCCCACGGGGATGCACCTCGCAGGCCTGCAGCCCTCAGCCGGCCAGTTCTTCGCGTCTCTAGATCCCATTAATGAGGCTTCTGCCATCCTGAGTCCCTTAAGCTCCAACACAAGAAATTCAGTTCAGCATCAATTTCAAGACACATTTCCAG GCCCCTACGCTGTGCTGACAAAGGACACCATGCCACAGACCTACAAGAGGAAGCGCTCCTGGTCTCGGGCAGTCTTCTCCAACCTGCAAAGGAAAGGCTTGGAGAAAAGATTTGAGATCCAGAAGTATGTGACCAAGCCTGACCGAAAGCAGCTGGCGGCCATGCTGGGCCTCACTGATGCACAG GTGAAAGTGTGGTTCCAGAATCGGCGGATGAAGTGGCGGCACTCCAAGGAGGCCCAGGCTCAGAAAGACAAGGACAAAGAAACGGCCGAGAAGCCATCGGACGAGGGAACCCCGGCTTTCGACGGAGAGCAGGACGAGAGGAGCCGCTCAGAGGGCGAGGCCGAGAGCGAGAGCAGCGACTCCGAGTCTCTGGATATGGCTCCGAGCGACTCCGAGAGGACTGAGGGCGCTGAGCTCTCTCTGCATCAAACAACCGTTATCAAGACCTCAGCCGCCGGcaacctcctcacccccaccaccagcGCTGGGAGCTGCGGTGGCAGCAGTTTTAGTTTCAGCAGCTCCAGCAgcctcggcggcggcggcggcggcggcagcagcggcAACAGCAGCGCGGGCAGCCTTAGCAGTCTCAGCAGCGGCAGCTCCGCAGAGCTACCGTCGGTGCCCCAGTCCACCCTCAACAAGACCGCTCCAAGCCCGGAGGCTGCCCCAGTACCGTCCAGCGGCCTATAG